Below is a window of Dehalococcoidia bacterium DNA.
GAACGGCCGGCGTACTTCCGAAAGGAGCACGCGGAGCTCGTACAGACCGTCGCCAACCACCTGGCGATCGCGATCGAAAACGCGCGGCTCTTCGACGAGACCTCACGCAAGGCGGCCGAGGTTGCGGCCCTTTTGCAGGCGAACGAGGTGCTGCATCGCTCGCTTTCCCTTCCCGAGGTCTTTCAGGCCCTCGTCGACGTCTCAGTGGACGTCCTGCGCGTGGACATGAGCGCGGTGCTCCTGCGGGATGCGCCCGACCGCCCCCTGCGTGTGCGCGCGCAGCGCGGCTTCGACCCGGACAAGATCGAGGCAGCCCGCGATGAGGTCGCGGCCCTGGACTTGCAGCTGCCGGAGACCGGCAGCCAGTGGGTGGTGTCCGACACCCTGGGCGACCCGCGGGCGAGCCAGCCGCTGACCGTGGGGTTGGACATGAGGGCGACGCTTCAGGTGCCTTTGCGGGTAGGCAGCGCCCTGGGCGTATTCGTCTTTGGCTATCGCGCGCCCCGTTCGTGGAGCGCCGATGAGGTCAGGCTCTGTCAGTCGCTTGCAGAGCGCGCGTCCGCGGCCATCGAGAACGCGCTTCTCTTCGAGCAGAGCGAAAGTCACGCCCGCGAGTTGGAGGCGCTCTACAAGGCAGACGAAAAGCTATTCTCCTCGCTTGACCTCGACGCTGTCCTGCAGAACCTGGCTGACATCAGCGTCGACATCCTCGGCGCCGAGAAGAGCTTGGTGCTCATGGCCGACGACGTCGGCGCCGGCCTGCGCCCCAAGGCCTGGCGCAACATGTCGCCCGCCCTCGTTGCCTACTTCTCGCGGGAGCATCCCTATGTCGGAGACGTCCGCAGCCCGGACGGCGAATTCGAAGACCTCGATGCCAGCCATCCGGACCACTCCTTCCTGTCCGCCGAAGGCGTGAGGGCCGGCATGGAGGTCGCCATCGTCGGCGAGGGCCGGCGCTACGGCTCCTTTGCCGTCGCTTACTCCCGCCGGCACAGCTTCTCGACGGAGGAGAAGCGCGTCCTGGGCGCCCTGGCTGCGCGGGCCGCTGTCGCCATCCGCAACGCGGCCCTATTTGCCCGTGCCCAGCAGGCAGCCTCTCTGGAGGAGCGCCAACGCCTGGCCCGCGAGCTGCACGACTCCGTCTCCCAGGCGCTGTACGGTATCGCGCTCGGCGCCCGCACGGCGCGTACTCAGCTGGACCGCGAGCCGGAAAAGGCCGCCGAACCCCTGAACTACGTGCTCTCCCTCGCCGAAGCCGGTCTTGCCGAGATGCGCGCCCTTATCTTCGAGCTCCGCCCCGAGTCGCTGGAGTCCGAGGGGCTGGTGGCCGCGCTCGAGAAGCAGGTCTCGGCCACGCGGGCCCGTCACGGGCTTGAGGTGCAGGCAAGCCTCTGCGCCGAGCCCGATGTCGCCGTCGAGGTGAAAGAGGCGGCCTATCGCATCGCCCAGGAAGCGCTGCACAACGTCGTGAAGCACTCCCAGGCGAGGTCCGTGCGGCTCGTGCTTGCAGCCGAAGGCGACGCCCTCCGCCTCACGGTCGCCGACGACGGGCGCGGATTCGACCCGGACTCGGACTTCCCAGGCCACATGGGCCTGCGCTCGATGCGAGAACGCGCTGAGCGCGCCGGCGGCACGCTTACCATCGACGCTGCCCCGGGCCGCGGCGCCGCGGTGACTGCCGTGTTCCCGCTGCCCTGACGGCGTCTTGCGGACGAATGGCAACCGCCGGCTAGCAGTGCGCGTCGAGCCAGTCGAGCATCTCGCCGATCACCTGGGGATGCTCGGGCTCATTGAAGATCTCGTGCATGAGTGTGGGATACAGCTTTAGCGTCTTGTCGGCGGAGCCCACGTCCTCGTAAAGGGCCCTGCTGCGGGGGCCGTCGCCCAGCGGCGAGGCTCCGCCGGCCATGATCAGGATCGGGAGCCTTATCTCGGGGACCAGGTCCGGGAGCTGCTGGCTGAACATTGCCCTGATCGCCGAGCGCTCGGGGGGAGGACCCGTGTACACCAGGGGGTCGTTCCGGTAGGCCTCGATCACTGCCGGGTCGCGGCTGAGCGTGGACGCCAGGTCGCCGGTACGGGGCGGGGTCGCGGCGCGCACCGCTTCCGCCCGCGCCGGATCCTTGGGCGTAATGCCGCCGCCGGAGAGCACCAGGCCTGCGAGTTCGTGCTGGTGCCGGACCGCGTAGCCGGTGGCAATTGCGGCGCCCATGCTGTGCCCGATCAGGAACACCTTCTTGCCGGGCTGCGCCGCGCTCACGAGGTCGAAGAAGGTCTTCAGGTCGGTGAGGTAGTCCTCGAAGCTGTCGACCTGCACGCGCTCGCCGTCGGAGCGTCCGTGGCCGCGGTGGTCCAGGGCGTAGACGGCGTATCCCCGCGGCACGGCGAGGCGGACTACGTTCTGGTAGCGGCCGCTGTGCTCCGCGTAGCCGTGCGCGATGAGGAGCGTGGCCCTGGGCTCCCCGTCCGGAAGCCAGTACTGGTAGTAGATATTGAAGTCCTGGAGTCCCCTGAAGCTTCCTTCGCCGTGCTCCAACCCTCGCTCCTCTCGCGTGGACGCACGCGTCACGGCCCTTCCGGTCGCCGCAAACCCGCCGGCTGGCTCAACGGCTGATGTGCCGAGATGCTGAAGTGCCGAGAAAACCCTGGAGCGCCCAGGGGGAATTGAACCCCCGCCTCATCCTTGGGAGGGACGCGTGCCGCCACAACACCTTGGGCGCCCACCTGCAGTTTAGCAGACCATACCCGGCCGCCCGCGCCTAGCGGCCGCGTATGGCGGCTTCGCCGGCGCTGTGCGCCCAGCGGAGGCAGCGGACAGCCACCTTGAAGGCCTCCCGGCCTGCGGGGGCTCTAGAGCCGCCGGCGCTGGGCAGCCTTCGGTGGATGTCATCCGGCAGCGTTGCCCTCGGCCTCGCCGAGCAGCAGCCGGACGAAGGTCTGGTTCGTGAGCGCGCCGGGGCGGGCCGCCCGGATCGCCTCGACGATCTCGGAGGGCGAAGCCCCGAGTTCGCGCAAGATCAAGCCCGCCATGAGCGCGCTGCGGTTCATCCCCTGCTTGCACATCACCATCAGCC
It encodes the following:
- a CDS encoding lysophospholipase, producing MEHGEGSFRGLQDFNIYYQYWLPDGEPRATLLIAHGYAEHSGRYQNVVRLAVPRGYAVYALDHRGHGRSDGERVQVDSFEDYLTDLKTFFDLVSAAQPGKKVFLIGHSMGAAIATGYAVRHQHELAGLVLSGGGITPKDPARAEAVRAATPPRTGDLASTLSRDPAVIEAYRNDPLVYTGPPPERSAIRAMFSQQLPDLVPEIRLPILIMAGGASPLGDGPRSRALYEDVGSADKTLKLYPTLMHEIFNEPEHPQVIGEMLDWLDAHC
- a CDS encoding GAF domain-containing protein, whose protein sequence is RSPMSYFRSWMAVPLMLKDRSLGSLSLVHAEPGFFRPEHVELASTVANHIAIAIENARLFEEGSRKAHQLETLLDTSRAIASTLELQQLFEVTMDRLRDLIPYTGGGIGLELDGRQLIGATRRPGADTSPIPRRPGWLESKTMRSLRAGIPIVIDDLRGDEPLAVDFRSWLLADIAETPLAYARSLMAVPLIVRGAAVGDVSLTHERPGYFTHEHVELVQTVANHLAIAIENARLFEESSRKARELGALLELSRSMASTLDLEELFEVTLDRLQDLVPHSGGSISLRTQEGLRYSTTRRPSGDESLLQRRPGWSESNYMKAISRGMPVLIDDLRGDEPLAVEYRSWLACDIEESPVAYARSMLAVPLVVKGMAFGDVTLAHERPAYFRKEHAELVQTVANHLAIAIENARLFDETSRKAAEVAALLQANEVLHRSLSLPEVFQALVDVSVDVLRVDMSAVLLRDAPDRPLRVRAQRGFDPDKIEAARDEVAALDLQLPETGSQWVVSDTLGDPRASQPLTVGLDMRATLQVPLRVGSALGVFVFGYRAPRSWSADEVRLCQSLAERASAAIENALLFEQSESHARELEALYKADEKLFSSLDLDAVLQNLADISVDILGAEKSLVLMADDVGAGLRPKAWRNMSPALVAYFSREHPYVGDVRSPDGEFEDLDASHPDHSFLSAEGVRAGMEVAIVGEGRRYGSFAVAYSRRHSFSTEEKRVLGALAARAAVAIRNAALFARAQQAASLEERQRLARELHDSVSQALYGIALGARTARTQLDREPEKAAEPLNYVLSLAEAGLAEMRALIFELRPESLESEGLVAALEKQVSATRARHGLEVQASLCAEPDVAVEVKEAAYRIAQEALHNVVKHSQARSVRLVLAAEGDALRLTVADDGRGFDPDSDFPGHMGLRSMRERAERAGGTLTIDAAPGRGAAVTAVFPLP